Proteins found in one Alicyclobacillus cycloheptanicus genomic segment:
- a CDS encoding GerAB/ArcD/ProY family transporter, which produces MSNVQISRFQIVVVLIWSVLATGIVTVPFIIAQFTVRDSWITCLLFVAGGLLSAGTAAVFIRALPNRNLTDGLIDAFGPWLGRIFCLWFLVWLYLTNCTILREIESFVSITILPKTPEYIIGLLGMAGVSYMVYMGVEVVMRDGEFIIPIALVVTPILFALSMKHMDIHEMMPVLADGWQPVLRGALTPDLTYALELLISLQFVRALRDSRTLPKDMVTAAVVLTVLLTIIQIITTGVIGQSESYLAYPALETVRSIRIGRFLERLDTLYVIGVMSTVCIKLGVFHYAWCEGMKDVFKLSSHRLMALSGGLFVWAGSFAFFRSTNEMEHFIAAVAPAYFVVTLICIPLLAAVVMKIRIHAKR; this is translated from the coding sequence ATGTCGAACGTACAGATTTCCCGATTTCAAATCGTCGTCGTACTCATTTGGAGCGTCCTTGCCACCGGCATCGTCACAGTCCCGTTCATCATTGCCCAATTCACCGTCCGCGACAGTTGGATTACGTGTCTCCTATTTGTGGCGGGTGGCCTGTTGTCCGCCGGTACGGCTGCGGTATTTATCCGTGCGTTGCCAAACCGAAATCTAACCGACGGCTTGATTGACGCATTCGGACCATGGCTGGGACGCATATTCTGTCTTTGGTTTCTTGTCTGGCTATACCTGACAAATTGCACCATACTCCGGGAAATAGAATCGTTTGTGAGCATCACCATCCTGCCTAAAACTCCGGAATATATCATCGGACTACTCGGCATGGCTGGAGTCTCATACATGGTGTATATGGGTGTGGAGGTCGTTATGCGGGACGGTGAGTTCATCATACCAATTGCGCTCGTTGTGACACCTATTCTCTTTGCTCTGTCCATGAAACACATGGATATTCATGAAATGATGCCTGTTCTCGCAGACGGCTGGCAGCCGGTGCTCCGTGGTGCCCTCACACCGGATCTGACCTACGCATTGGAACTGTTGATTAGCCTACAGTTCGTACGTGCCTTGCGCGACAGCCGAACCCTTCCCAAAGACATGGTCACGGCTGCGGTAGTCCTGACTGTTCTCTTGACTATCATTCAGATAATTACGACAGGTGTTATAGGGCAATCCGAGAGTTATCTGGCGTATCCGGCGCTCGAAACCGTCCGCAGCATTCGCATCGGTCGTTTCCTGGAGCGCTTAGACACACTCTACGTGATAGGTGTGATGTCCACTGTATGCATAAAGCTGGGTGTGTTTCACTACGCATGGTGTGAAGGTATGAAGGACGTTTTCAAACTATCGTCACACCGACTTATGGCGCTCTCCGGCGGTTTATTCGTGTGGGCTGGCAGCTTTGCATTCTTTCGCAGCACGAACGAAATGGAGCACTTCATCGCTGCGGTGGCTCCCGCGTATTTTGTGGTGACATTGATCTGTATTCCCCTTTTAGCTGCCGTGGTGATGAAAATTCGGATACACGCAAAACGCTAG
- a CDS encoding Ger(x)C family spore germination protein: MNIVTALGIDRTDDGLVRVTAQLINPEAAPSAEGSGSGGNVIPFVIREETGTMIEDAMEKFKADVPHRIYIAHNTVVVFGSDYAKHGIDRALDYFERNRYFRRNQIFLVTPGQARDVLSAPSAPEPLNALGLRDLVEQIGEMYPVVNSEQLDVMKEYLSPSQAPVLSLVDSPPTGNLLVKGVALFRGVKMVDMLTVDETKGLAWLMMGTRQVVIPLPCDVKGGDVGSAVRLLGSQTQVIPRFDSDGVSFLVKVQARAEIDRLCPNERLSEKTYQQLEQKTAKYMEQHMQAVMTKLQADDVDACQFGTRLFIEDPRTWRQISAQWPVYFARAQVKYNVRVQITRTALSSNTPESSASRSGLVPPAGRGVITP; the protein is encoded by the coding sequence ATGAATATCGTCACAGCCCTCGGTATCGACCGGACCGACGATGGCTTGGTACGAGTTACGGCCCAACTCATCAACCCGGAGGCCGCCCCTTCGGCCGAAGGGAGCGGTTCAGGAGGAAACGTCATTCCCTTCGTTATCCGTGAAGAAACGGGCACAATGATTGAAGACGCGATGGAAAAATTTAAGGCCGACGTACCTCACCGCATTTACATAGCACACAACACGGTAGTGGTATTCGGAAGCGACTACGCAAAGCACGGTATTGACCGAGCACTGGACTATTTCGAAAGAAACCGGTATTTTCGCCGCAATCAAATATTTCTCGTGACACCAGGACAGGCTCGGGATGTCCTTTCGGCACCGTCAGCACCTGAGCCGCTGAACGCACTGGGGCTTCGTGATTTGGTGGAGCAGATTGGCGAGATGTACCCCGTTGTCAACAGCGAGCAACTGGATGTGATGAAGGAATACCTATCGCCGTCGCAAGCACCCGTCTTGTCATTGGTTGATAGCCCCCCTACAGGCAACCTACTTGTAAAAGGGGTTGCTTTGTTTCGCGGTGTAAAGATGGTGGACATGCTGACAGTGGACGAGACGAAGGGGCTAGCGTGGCTTATGATGGGCACCCGCCAAGTGGTCATCCCCCTGCCGTGCGACGTCAAGGGCGGCGACGTTGGAAGCGCTGTGCGACTGCTCGGTTCCCAAACCCAGGTCATTCCACGGTTTGACAGCGATGGAGTGAGTTTTCTGGTGAAGGTTCAAGCGCGGGCGGAGATCGACCGACTTTGTCCGAATGAGCGGTTGAGCGAGAAAACTTACCAGCAACTTGAGCAGAAAACTGCCAAATACATGGAACAGCATATGCAGGCGGTGATGACGAAGCTCCAAGCCGACGACGTGGACGCTTGCCAGTTCGGCACGCGATTGTTTATCGAAGACCCACGCACCTGGCGACAGATTAGTGCTCAGTGGCCAGTTTACTTTGCTCGGGCGCAGGTTAAATACAATGTACGCGTCCAAATTACCCGGACCGCCCTTTCTTCCAATACACCCGAATCCTCAGCCTCGCGAAGTGGCCTAGTTCCGCCAGCAGGGCGCGGAGTGATTACACCGTGA
- a CDS encoding patatin-like phospholipase family protein, which yields MRRARIGIALCGADLAGSAHVGVLFGLESLGIKPDVVAGASSGSIVASLYAHGYALDEFRGLAGRVPARILLDYGFPLVSSVANLARKRWQGREIPAPNGLFRGDHLQRFVRKLHQRRLPKMPFYIVATDLYSTQSIAFTNDQQAVKQGFAEASTDLAKEIVGSCALPGLFTPIRHRQWLLVDGGVRDQVPVTVLRRAGCDKIFAVYLHKLDDSWYPVTFVDVLRRSILTLVDEAVASSDLVPDTFVLKPDLTPITGWQHREPMLKNMTLAFDDVMARKDEILSFLTSP from the coding sequence ATGCGTCGGGCGCGCATTGGGATCGCGTTGTGCGGGGCGGACCTTGCGGGAAGCGCGCATGTGGGGGTCCTGTTCGGCCTGGAGTCCTTAGGCATCAAACCGGATGTGGTTGCAGGGGCAAGCTCCGGGTCGATTGTCGCTTCCTTGTACGCGCATGGATACGCACTGGATGAATTCCGCGGCCTGGCGGGCAGGGTTCCAGCGCGCATCCTGCTGGATTATGGATTCCCGCTCGTCTCCTCTGTGGCGAATTTGGCCCGGAAGCGGTGGCAGGGGCGGGAGATTCCTGCGCCAAACGGCCTCTTTCGGGGTGACCATCTGCAGCGGTTCGTCCGCAAGCTCCACCAGCGCCGGCTGCCGAAAATGCCCTTTTATATCGTTGCGACCGATTTGTACTCCACCCAGTCGATTGCTTTCACCAATGACCAGCAGGCGGTAAAGCAAGGGTTCGCAGAGGCGAGCACGGACCTGGCCAAGGAAATCGTCGGCAGCTGCGCGCTGCCCGGATTGTTCACACCGATTCGGCATCGGCAATGGCTGCTGGTCGACGGCGGGGTGCGCGATCAAGTGCCCGTGACGGTCCTGCGGCGGGCCGGCTGTGACAAAATCTTTGCCGTCTACCTACATAAACTGGACGATTCCTGGTACCCTGTCACCTTCGTCGATGTGCTCCGCCGGTCCATCCTGACCCTGGTGGACGAGGCCGTCGCCAGCAGTGACCTCGTTCCGGATACGTTCGTGCTGAAGCCGGATCTGACGCCTATCACGGGGTGGCAGCACCGCGAACCCATGCTGAAGAACATGACGTTGGCGTTCGACGACGTGATGGCGCGCAAAGACGAGATTTTGTCTTTTCTCACATCTCCATAG
- a CDS encoding FMN-binding glutamate synthase family protein, translated as MTSNHIQVWIQFGLIDIGVLLLVGLVTYLTIPWWYRWAFERVFRRFVRILFEDPYTSNLAEGLTAVQKFGVQWIIENELRSHEGRPLAKPIGTTRQFPHFDGLLFSPAQLQRRPLNHQVSVVSETVIGRRADRPMIVSMPILISAMGYGVALNKPFVRSLMKGAAMAGVASNTGQGAWLPEFRALAKHLVVQVHDAPWHPSREALRTADMIEVRLGQGANAGCGTVIYPEDLTKHIANDFGLPDALTTGCYIPAGVSEANHRGALRRLVHYLRSVSGGAPIAVKIAASHSLEQDLAIAVRAGFDVIVVDGAQGGTHSSPAILVDDFGLPTLVALCRAQKFLVDHGLRSRIDLIISGGIRTPGDMLKALALGADAVYIGTAALFAATHTQIVDTIPFEPPTAIAWAKGSKRRSFDEDRGAISLDKFLTSCVEEMKLGARALGKTSLHDVNAKDLVAWQEDVARITGVPLV; from the coding sequence GTGACATCTAATCATATACAGGTGTGGATTCAATTTGGGCTAATTGATATTGGAGTCCTCCTTCTGGTAGGTCTAGTCACGTATCTGACAATTCCCTGGTGGTATCGATGGGCGTTTGAGCGAGTTTTCCGACGTTTTGTGCGAATTTTGTTCGAAGATCCTTATACGTCAAACTTGGCTGAAGGCCTGACTGCGGTACAAAAATTTGGAGTGCAGTGGATAATTGAAAATGAGCTGCGCTCCCACGAGGGCAGGCCATTGGCGAAACCCATTGGGACAACACGTCAGTTTCCCCACTTTGACGGATTGTTATTTTCCCCCGCCCAGCTGCAACGACGTCCGCTGAATCATCAAGTCTCCGTAGTTAGCGAGACCGTCATCGGTCGGAGGGCGGACCGACCAATGATCGTTTCCATGCCCATCTTGATCTCCGCCATGGGATACGGTGTCGCCTTAAATAAACCGTTTGTCCGGTCATTGATGAAGGGTGCAGCCATGGCAGGTGTTGCGAGTAATACTGGACAGGGGGCATGGTTGCCGGAATTCCGCGCGCTGGCCAAACACCTTGTCGTACAAGTGCACGACGCCCCTTGGCACCCCTCACGTGAAGCCTTACGCACCGCCGATATGATAGAAGTCCGATTGGGGCAAGGTGCGAACGCTGGCTGCGGTACCGTCATCTATCCGGAGGATTTAACCAAACATATCGCAAACGATTTCGGGTTACCGGATGCTCTGACTACCGGATGCTATATCCCTGCCGGCGTTTCGGAAGCGAATCATCGAGGTGCACTTCGAAGACTCGTTCACTACCTGAGAAGTGTGAGCGGAGGTGCCCCCATTGCCGTGAAAATCGCCGCAAGCCATAGCCTCGAACAGGATTTGGCCATCGCCGTCCGTGCTGGGTTCGACGTCATTGTCGTAGATGGTGCTCAAGGAGGCACTCACTCATCCCCCGCCATCCTCGTAGACGATTTCGGCTTGCCGACACTCGTCGCCCTGTGCCGGGCACAGAAATTTCTGGTCGACCATGGTTTGCGTAGCCGCATCGACCTCATCATCTCTGGTGGCATTCGCACGCCTGGAGATATGTTGAAAGCCCTGGCCCTGGGCGCCGACGCGGTTTACATTGGCACCGCCGCCCTGTTCGCTGCGACACACACTCAAATCGTCGATACAATTCCGTTTGAACCGCCTACCGCGATCGCGTGGGCAAAGGGTAGCAAACGCCGAAGTTTTGACGAAGACCGAGGTGCCATAAGCTTGGACAAGTTTTTAACCAGCTGTGTCGAAGAGATGAAACTCGGAGCGAGGGCCCTTGGCAAAACAAGCCTACACGACGTAAATGCGAAAGACTTGGTTGCTTGGCAGGAAGATGTGGCGCGTATCACTGGTGTACCCTTGGTGTAA
- a CDS encoding SpoVR family protein — protein MNTADMEELERSIEQMMAIATENGLDYYPMRFEVCPADVLYTFGAYGMPTRFNHWSFGKTFHRMKMEYDLGLSRIYELVINSNPCYAFLLDGNSLLQNKTVCAHVLAHCDFFKNNAMFAGTSRDMVERMASSAERIRQYELAYGRSRVEVVLDAGMALQEHVDASAHGRRGHQVWERERAERTGAWRGQGKRAAVAQRRGRRAGPYDDLWNIGAEASEAERAAESDRDRQNEAQRREGQGLPQRDVMLFLIEHSPALEEWERDILSVLREEMLYFWPQLETKIMNEGWATYWHLRIMREMELDNSEAIEFAKMHAGVVLPSRMSINPYHLGLAIWEDIEKRWNEPTEEERQRFGREPGQGRAKMFEVREMENDVSFLRNYLTKDLIEKLDLYLYQKVGNEWRIVETDWEKVRDSIVASRVNGGIPVIYVEDGDYNQNGELYLKHAYEGVELDLKHLEKVMNYAYQLWGRTCHIQTVVEGRDVLFTCDGKRTTRKFM, from the coding sequence ATGAACACCGCTGACATGGAGGAACTCGAACGGAGCATTGAGCAGATGATGGCCATCGCGACGGAGAACGGACTGGACTACTATCCGATGCGGTTTGAGGTGTGCCCGGCGGACGTCCTCTATACCTTTGGCGCGTATGGGATGCCGACGCGTTTTAACCATTGGAGCTTCGGAAAGACATTCCATCGGATGAAAATGGAATACGACCTCGGGCTCAGCCGCATTTATGAGCTGGTCATCAACTCGAACCCTTGTTACGCGTTCCTGCTGGACGGCAACAGCCTCTTGCAAAACAAAACAGTGTGCGCGCACGTGCTCGCACACTGCGACTTTTTCAAGAATAACGCGATGTTTGCAGGCACCTCCCGGGACATGGTGGAGCGGATGGCCTCCTCGGCGGAACGGATTCGCCAGTATGAGCTGGCGTACGGCCGCAGCCGCGTGGAAGTGGTGCTGGATGCGGGCATGGCGCTGCAGGAACATGTGGATGCTTCGGCCCATGGACGCCGCGGGCACCAGGTCTGGGAGCGTGAGCGGGCAGAGCGAACCGGCGCCTGGCGGGGGCAGGGCAAGCGCGCGGCGGTCGCACAGCGCCGCGGCCGGCGCGCCGGCCCGTACGACGACCTGTGGAACATCGGGGCCGAGGCGTCCGAGGCGGAGCGGGCGGCGGAATCCGACCGTGATCGCCAGAATGAGGCGCAGCGCCGCGAGGGACAGGGCCTGCCGCAGCGGGACGTGATGCTGTTTTTGATTGAGCACAGTCCTGCGCTCGAGGAATGGGAGCGCGACATCCTCTCCGTCCTGCGCGAGGAGATGCTGTACTTTTGGCCGCAGTTGGAAACGAAAATCATGAACGAAGGCTGGGCAACGTACTGGCACTTGCGCATCATGCGCGAGATGGAGCTGGATAATTCGGAAGCCATTGAGTTTGCGAAGATGCATGCCGGGGTCGTGCTGCCCTCGCGGATGTCGATTAATCCGTACCACTTAGGGCTTGCCATTTGGGAAGACATCGAGAAGCGGTGGAACGAACCGACGGAAGAGGAACGGCAGCGGTTTGGCCGGGAGCCGGGACAGGGCCGGGCGAAGATGTTTGAAGTGCGGGAGATGGAAAACGACGTATCGTTTCTGCGCAACTACCTCACGAAAGATTTGATCGAAAAGCTTGACTTGTACCTGTACCAGAAGGTGGGGAACGAGTGGCGTATCGTCGAAACCGACTGGGAGAAGGTCCGCGACAGTATTGTGGCGTCGCGGGTGAATGGCGGCATCCCGGTGATTTATGTGGAAGACGGCGACTACAATCAGAACGGCGAACTGTACCTGAAGCACGCCTATGAAGGGGTGGAACTGGACCTCAAACACCTCGAAAAGGTTATGAACTATGCGTACCAGCTGTGGGGAAGAACCTGCCACATCCAGACAGTGGTCGAAGGACGGGACGTGTTGTTCACTTGTGACGGCAAGCGGACGACCAGAAAATTCATGTAG
- a CDS encoding spore germination protein, with protein sequence MFLTLKKRGKKAKDLENHPDDRLTSLVDTSWHQPDEPLPSRLEGLRGWIEGEWQHCDDLLLREVDVHGTRVLLIWLRGLVDLARIEEGVLQPLETLSRRPSDIRQIGSVLHTIHISWIRTWYELNTAVSDGQVVLHVDGSKLALVLDISNPPVRAIEKAENEPTIEGPQEAFIEHLDLNIALLRKRIRSPRLKVESMRIGVYSKTTVCITYIEGIAKPTLVDEARKRLRKISIDGVNDINKLRELIGDAPHTLFPTTEETERPDRVTGSLLQGRISIMLDGAPTSLMVPAQFINFLASAEDYYMNYTLTLFIRILRHIAYWSSLMLPSLYVALLSYNQDLIPTPLLVSVQAQHRGIPFPTILEALVMMCTFEALREAGTRLPRSVGQSVSIVGTLIVGDAAVRAGLVSPGMVIVVSGTGVASFALPAYGFVNSSRIIQFVFVIIAGIFGLVGIVILGLVLVTHLVSLRSFGVPYMAPIAPFTWSDMKDMFIRVPWFATRQRPDQLEPIDRVSNRTPAPRAPNHPSNEDQS encoded by the coding sequence GTGTTTCTTACACTTAAAAAACGAGGCAAAAAGGCCAAGGATCTCGAGAACCATCCTGATGACAGACTGACCAGCTTGGTGGATACTTCGTGGCATCAGCCGGATGAACCCTTGCCCTCCCGTCTAGAAGGTTTACGTGGCTGGATTGAAGGGGAGTGGCAACACTGTGACGACTTGCTACTCCGCGAAGTCGACGTTCACGGTACGCGCGTACTTTTGATCTGGTTGCGCGGTTTAGTGGATCTTGCGCGAATCGAAGAGGGGGTTCTCCAGCCCCTTGAGACCTTGTCAAGACGACCATCAGACATACGGCAGATTGGATCCGTCCTGCACACGATACACATCAGTTGGATCCGGACGTGGTACGAATTGAACACAGCTGTATCAGACGGCCAGGTGGTGCTCCACGTAGACGGTTCCAAACTGGCTCTCGTCCTTGATATCAGCAATCCTCCGGTGCGAGCCATCGAAAAAGCTGAAAATGAACCCACGATTGAGGGGCCTCAGGAGGCGTTCATCGAGCATTTGGATCTCAACATCGCACTCCTGCGCAAGCGGATCCGCAGTCCGCGCCTTAAGGTCGAATCGATGCGTATCGGCGTATACTCCAAGACTACCGTATGCATCACTTACATCGAAGGTATCGCTAAACCAACGCTAGTGGACGAAGCGCGCAAACGGCTGCGCAAGATTTCCATCGATGGAGTGAATGATATCAACAAGTTGCGCGAACTGATCGGAGACGCACCACACACGCTGTTTCCAACAACCGAGGAGACCGAGCGACCGGATCGGGTGACTGGCAGTCTGCTACAGGGGCGCATCTCCATCATGCTCGACGGAGCACCAACCAGCTTGATGGTACCGGCGCAGTTCATCAATTTTCTGGCATCAGCTGAAGATTATTACATGAACTACACGCTAACGTTGTTCATTCGCATTTTGCGCCACATCGCATACTGGTCTTCCCTCATGTTGCCGTCTCTGTACGTGGCCTTGTTATCTTACAACCAAGACCTCATACCGACACCGTTGCTCGTCAGCGTGCAGGCCCAACACCGTGGTATTCCCTTTCCCACCATCTTGGAAGCGCTCGTGATGATGTGCACCTTTGAAGCCTTGCGTGAAGCCGGAACGCGGTTACCTAGGTCGGTTGGGCAATCGGTCAGCATTGTCGGTACACTGATTGTGGGCGACGCCGCAGTGCGTGCGGGCTTAGTATCTCCTGGTATGGTAATTGTGGTGTCAGGAACCGGGGTCGCATCATTTGCCCTACCAGCATATGGATTCGTGAATTCTAGCCGTATCATTCAGTTCGTGTTTGTCATCATAGCCGGTATCTTCGGACTTGTCGGTATCGTCATTCTCGGATTAGTCCTTGTGACTCATCTCGTCTCTCTTCGTTCCTTCGGGGTTCCTTACATGGCCCCCATCGCGCCATTTACTTGGTCGGACATGAAGGATATGTTCATTCGGGTTCCCTGGTTTGCGACCAGACAACGCCCTGACCAACTTGAACCGATCGACCGTGTCAGCAATCGAACTCCAGCACCACGAGCTCCCAATCATCCGTCTAATGAGGATCAGTCATGA
- a CDS encoding metal ABC transporter solute-binding protein, Zn/Mn family, producing the protein MNPCIKPAALVLAATLLLAGCGTSVPSPKAGAAQSKINVVAAEDFYGEVARAVGGTHVNVTSILNDPNVDPHEYEPTPGASMAVQKAQLVIYTGIGYDTWMQHIIGASSGSRDVINVGADLLGKQTGDNPHVWYLPTTMPALADKIADDLSALDPSDAGYFHKRAKAYNQTIQPIDRLVAQLKQPTPVPVDVSEPVFDYMLHAMNMVPEDPKFALAIENGNEPTPTEVAQLQHDITTHRIRFFVENIQTDDPTVRNLAQLAKQHQIPVVQVTETEPKGEDYVTWMTRELQEVKSALDTQPASR; encoded by the coding sequence GTGAATCCATGCATCAAACCAGCCGCCCTCGTGCTTGCGGCGACACTCCTGCTCGCTGGCTGCGGCACATCTGTGCCCAGTCCCAAGGCGGGCGCGGCACAGTCCAAAATCAACGTCGTCGCCGCAGAGGATTTTTACGGCGAAGTGGCCCGCGCCGTCGGTGGAACCCACGTCAATGTCACCTCCATTTTGAATGACCCAAACGTGGACCCACATGAATACGAACCGACGCCCGGCGCGTCGATGGCCGTTCAAAAAGCACAGTTGGTGATTTACACGGGCATCGGTTATGACACGTGGATGCAGCATATCATCGGAGCAAGTTCGGGATCGCGGGATGTTATCAATGTCGGTGCCGATTTGCTGGGCAAGCAAACGGGCGATAACCCGCACGTCTGGTACCTGCCGACGACAATGCCAGCGCTGGCCGACAAGATTGCGGATGACCTGTCTGCGCTGGATCCGTCCGACGCTGGCTACTTTCACAAACGTGCCAAGGCGTACAACCAAACCATACAGCCGATAGACCGCCTCGTGGCGCAGCTCAAGCAGCCCACGCCGGTCCCCGTCGACGTGTCAGAACCCGTGTTCGACTACATGCTGCACGCCATGAATATGGTGCCCGAGGACCCGAAATTTGCGTTGGCCATTGAGAACGGCAACGAGCCGACCCCCACCGAAGTGGCCCAGTTACAGCATGACATCACCACGCATCGCATCAGATTTTTTGTGGAAAACATCCAAACGGACGACCCCACCGTCCGCAATTTGGCACAGCTGGCGAAACAGCATCAGATTCCGGTCGTCCAAGTAACGGAGACGGAACCAAAGGGCGAGGACTACGTCACGTGGATGACCCGCGAGCTGCAGGAAGTGAAGTCCGCGCTCGACACCCAGCCAGCGTCTCGATAA
- a CDS encoding FAD-binding dehydrogenase, producing MAFDVIVVGAGLSGLVAAAEIIAGGKRVLLLDQEPESSFGGQAWWSFGGLFLVDSPEQRRLGIRDSRDLAWQDWLGTAGFDRVEDAWARKWAEGYVDFAAGEKRAWLKSLGIRLFPVVGWAERGGSLADGPGNSVPRFHIVWGTGPGLVAPFAAKVRQAIRTGLVVYRPRHQVDELITHGGAVTGVRGSVLVPSSAKRGEASSREAAGTFEYHAPAVVVASGGIGGNHDLIRRYWPSRLGRPPNTMLSGVPAHVDGRMLFIAEDAGGWVVNRDRMWHYTEGIRNWDPVWAQHGIRILPGPSSVWLDAAGRRLPAPNFPGFDTLRTLQTILDTGYDYSWFILTRRVIEKEFALSGSEQNPDLTGKQWLRVLSRVVGGIPGPVKAFLHHGEDFAVARGVPELVEKMNRLAGNRLLRPDGIHHQLLARDREMSNPFGKDSQVAAMRGARRYLGDRLVRAAPPHKFLDAKHGPLIAVRLRILSRKTLGGLQTDLSGRVLRASGEPLPGLYAVGEAAGFGGGGMHGYRSLEGTFLGGCLFTGRVVGQTLAKA from the coding sequence ATGGCCTTTGACGTGATTGTCGTCGGTGCGGGGTTGTCCGGATTGGTCGCAGCGGCTGAAATCATCGCGGGTGGAAAGCGGGTACTGCTGCTCGACCAAGAGCCCGAGTCCAGTTTTGGGGGGCAGGCCTGGTGGTCGTTTGGCGGTTTATTTCTCGTTGATTCGCCGGAACAGCGTCGATTGGGGATTCGCGACTCGCGCGACTTGGCGTGGCAAGACTGGCTGGGAACCGCCGGGTTTGACCGCGTTGAAGACGCGTGGGCGCGCAAATGGGCGGAGGGGTACGTCGACTTTGCGGCGGGAGAGAAAAGAGCCTGGCTGAAGTCTCTCGGGATCCGCTTGTTTCCGGTGGTGGGCTGGGCAGAACGGGGTGGGTCGCTGGCCGATGGACCCGGAAACTCGGTGCCGCGGTTTCACATCGTCTGGGGCACGGGGCCGGGACTGGTTGCACCCTTTGCCGCGAAGGTGCGGCAGGCCATCCGGACCGGACTCGTTGTGTATCGGCCCCGTCACCAGGTGGACGAACTGATCACGCACGGCGGTGCGGTCACCGGCGTGCGCGGTTCCGTGCTCGTCCCGAGTTCCGCCAAGCGCGGAGAGGCCAGCTCCCGGGAAGCCGCGGGGACCTTCGAATATCATGCGCCTGCGGTGGTGGTGGCCAGCGGCGGCATCGGCGGGAACCACGATTTGATTCGCAGGTATTGGCCGTCCAGACTCGGCAGGCCGCCCAATACGATGTTGTCCGGCGTGCCGGCGCACGTCGACGGCCGTATGTTGTTCATTGCGGAAGACGCCGGCGGCTGGGTGGTCAACCGCGACAGGATGTGGCATTACACGGAAGGCATTCGCAATTGGGATCCCGTTTGGGCACAGCACGGCATCCGCATTCTTCCGGGGCCTTCGTCCGTGTGGCTCGACGCTGCCGGACGGCGGCTGCCTGCGCCCAACTTTCCCGGGTTTGACACGCTGCGCACACTCCAAACGATTTTGGACACCGGCTATGATTACTCCTGGTTCATCCTGACGCGGCGGGTGATTGAGAAAGAGTTTGCTTTGTCAGGATCCGAGCAAAACCCGGATTTGACGGGCAAGCAGTGGCTGCGGGTGCTCTCTCGTGTTGTTGGCGGCATTCCGGGTCCGGTCAAGGCCTTTTTGCATCACGGTGAAGACTTCGCGGTGGCCCGGGGCGTGCCGGAACTCGTTGAAAAAATGAACCGCCTGGCAGGGAATCGGTTGCTGCGGCCGGACGGGATCCATCATCAGCTGCTTGCGCGGGACCGTGAAATGAGCAACCCATTCGGCAAGGACAGCCAGGTCGCGGCCATGCGCGGTGCCCGGCGGTATCTGGGCGACCGGCTGGTTCGCGCGGCGCCGCCGCACAAGTTTTTAGATGCAAAGCATGGTCCGCTCATCGCCGTGCGCCTGCGGATTTTGAGCCGCAAGACGCTCGGCGGGCTGCAAACGGACTTGTCCGGCCGGGTGCTTCGAGCCTCGGGCGAACCGCTCCCTGGACTGTACGCGGTCGGCGAAGCGGCCGGGTTTGGCGGCGGGGGCATGCACGGCTACCGGTCCCTGGAGGGGACGTTTCTCGGTGGGTGTCTGTTCACCGGCCGAGTGGTTGGGCAGACGCTCGCCAAGGCGTAG